CAGGGCTTTATACGCTTCCGTGTACAGAGCGGCACGCATGAGGCGAAGATTTATGAAGTCGATAATCTGCCCAAGCTGAAGAAGACTGAGAAACATACGATAGATGTGGTCATCGACCGCGTCAAGGTAAAAGCGGACATCAAACAGCGTCTGGCCGAATCATTTGAAACCTGTTTGCGTCTGGCAAATGGCCGCGCCCTGATTGTGGATATGGATAGCAATCATGAGCAATTATTCTCGAACAAATTTGCCTGCCCTATTTGCGGTTATTCATTGCAAGAACTGGAACCGCGCCTGTTCTCTTTCAATAACCCCATGGGGGCCTGCCCTGAGTGTGATGGTTTGGGGCATATAGAATTCTTTGATCCCAAGCGCATCGTCGCCTTTCCTAACTTGTCACTGGCAAGTGGTGCGGTCAAGGGTTGGGACAGGCGCAACCAATTCTATTTCCAGATGCTGTCCAACCTGGCGGCATTCTATGAGTTTGATATCGATACGCCTTACGAGCAATTGCCAGAGTCAGCGCAGCAAATCATTTTGTATGGTTCAGGCAAACAGCAGATACCGTTTACCTATATCAATGAAAAAGGTCGTACCGTCATCAAGGAACACAGCTTTGAAGGCGTGGTGACGAACCTGCAACGCCGTTATCGCGAAACTGATTCCATGGCCGTCAAGGAAGAGCTGGCCAAGTTCATCAATGAAAAGCAATGCCCGTCTTGCGATGGCGCACGCCTGCGCATAGAAGCGCGTTATGTCAAGGTGGGTACAGGCAAGCAAGAGAAGGCGATTTACGATATCAGCGCCATGCCGCTGCGTGAAACCCTGCATTTCTTTGAGCACCTGAAATTGACCGGTTCCAAGCGCGATATCGCTGACCGCATCATCAAGGAAATCACGGCACGCCTGACTTTCCTGAATAATGTCGGTCTCGATTATCTGTCGCTGGAACGCAGTGCCGACACCCTCTCTGGTGGCGAAGCACAGCGCATACGCCTGGCATCGCAAATTGGTTCTGGCCTGACTGGCGTCATGTATGTGCTGGATGAGCCATCTATTGGCTTGCATCAGCGCGACAATGACAGGCTTATCGATACGCTCAAGCACCTACGCGATATCGGCAATAGCGTGCTGGTGGTTGAGCATGACGAAGATGCGATACGCTGCGCCGACTTTGTGGTCGATATGGGTCTGGGTGCGGGCGTGCATGGCGGTGAAATTATCGCCCAGGGTACGCTGGCAGATATCATGGGCAACAAGCGTTCGCTGACTGCGCAATACCTCAGTGGCGCGCTGGAAATAGCTGTGCCTAAAAAGCGTACCAAGGCTGATCCGGCCAAGCAATTGCTGATTGCTGGCGCGCGTGGCAATAACCTGAAAAAAGTCTCGATGAAATTGCCGGTGGGCTTGCTGACTTGCGTGACCGGTGTTTCTGGTTCAGGCAAATCGACGCTGGTGAATGACACGCTGTACCACGTCGCTGCGCGTCACCTGTATGGTTCACAAACAGAACCGGCAACATTTGACCACGTCAGTGGCCTTGAGCATTTTGATAAAGTCATTTCTGTCGATCAGGCACCTATCGGTCGTACCCCACGTTCCAACCCTGCCACTTATACTGGCTTGTTCACACCTATACGTGACCTGTTCGCCACCGTGCCAACAGCCAAAGAACGTGGCTATAGCGCAGGCCGTTTCTCCTTCAACGTCAAAGGTGGTCGTTGTGAAGCCTGCCAGGGTGATGGCGTGATCAAGGTCGAGATGCATTTCTTGCCTGACGTGTATGTACCTTGCGATGTCTGCCACGGCAAGCGCTATAACCGCGAAACCCTGGAAGTGCATTACAAGGGCAAGAACATCAATGAAGTGCTGGGCATGACGGTGGAAGATGCGCATGAATTCTTCAAGGTTGTGCCTATCATTGCACGCAAATTGCAAACCCTGCTGGATGTAGGGCTGGGTTATATACGCCTGGGGCAAAGTGCCACGACCCTGTCGGGTGGTGAAGCGCAACGCGTCAAGCTGTCGCTGGAATTGTCCAAACGTGATACTGGCCGCACCCTGTACATCCTGGATGAACCGACCACAGGCTTGCACTTCCATGATATCGCCTTGCTGTTGAAGGTCATACACAGGTTGCGTGACCAGGGTAATACCGTCGTTATCATCGAGCATAATCTGGATGTCATCAAAACTGCTGACTGGCTGATTGACCTTGGCCCTGAAGGCGGCGCTGGCGGTGGCAAGATCATAGCGACCGGTACACCGGAAGAAGTGGCGGATAATCCTGAGAGTGTGACTGGCAAGTATTTGCTGCCACTGTTGAAGAAATCAAAATAAGGTAATGCCTTGATGTGAGGCGCTGTTCCTGCAAAGGAAACAGCGCCTTTTTTATTGATGTTGCGTTGTGATGTTGCGTTGGGTGGTGTGCATTTTCATGAGCGTACTTTAGGCTTGGTTATAATAGGCTTCAATCCGCAGCACATCAGTTCTGCAATAACTACAAGATACTGCTTAGCAATGACAATACGCCTGATCGTTGGCCTGGGTAATCCCGGCCCTGAATATGAACAAACCCGTCACAATGCCGGTTTCTGGCTGGTAGATCAATTGCCAGCCAGCCTGCAAAGGGACAAAAATTTCAATGCCCTGGTAGGCAAGACCCGCATTGCCAACCAGGAAGTGTGGTTGCTGGAGCCGCAAACCTTCATGAACCGTTCGGGGCAATCGGTAGGCGCGATCTGCCGTTTCTACAAGATCACGCCAGACCAGGTGCTGGTCGTGCATGATGAACTGGATATCATGCCTGGCATTGCCAAGCTCAAACTTGGTGGTTCATCTGGCGGGCATAATGGCCTCAAGGATATTACTGCAGCTTTGGGCACCCAGGATTACTGGCGTTTGCGCATAGGCATAGGCCACCCACGCAGTTTGAATTTGACGCAGGGTGTGGCGGACTTTGTCTTGCACAGGCCACGCAAGGAAGAACAGGGGCCGATAGACGAAGCCATCGCCAATAGCCTGGCTGTGCTACCCTTGCTGGTTGAAGGTAAATTCCCTGAAGCGATGATGCAACTCCATACAACAAAATGAGTTCAGCGATACAAATCCATGCCGGTCGCAAAGCCTATGCACACTTGCGTGAGCATGGCTTGCGCGCGCAGGATGTGGCCATCATCCCGGCGGCAGCGGGTGGCCCCAAGGGTTTGATATTGCAGGCTCTGGATCAATGGATATTTGGTGAATGGCTGCCAACTGCACCGCGTGAACGCACGCTGATCGGTGCATCAATTGGTGCCTGGCGCATGGCGGCGGCCAGCCATACTGACCCGGTGGCGGCTTTCCAGCGTCTGGGTGATTTGTATTGTGAACAGCGTTATCCTGAAAAACCTTCTGCCCACTATGTGACGCGCGAAATCCAGAATCTCTTGCATGACTTTATCGGCGGGCATGAAGCAGAAGTCGTCAACCAGCCCTTGCACAGGCTGCATTTGCTGGCAGTGCGTGGCCGCGGCTTGCTGACAGCACCGCAATCGGTGAGCAAGGCCAAGGCTGGTTTTGTGGCGGCCACTTTTGCCAACCTGACTTCACGCTCACGCCTGGCAAGGCATATGGACCGCGTGATTGTTGGCGATACCCGTGATCCACTGTTCTGGCTGAAGGCGAAATTTGATGGTTTTGATACCCACTTTTGCCCGCTGAAAACGGACAACCTGGGCTGGTCGCTGCTGGCATCTGGCACGCTGCCGCTGATCATGGAACCGGTCAGGAATATCCCACATACGCCAGCAGGTACTTACTGGGATGGCGGCATCATTGATTACCACCTGGCCCTGCCCTACTCACGTGTGGCGGGCAGCAAGGATGGTGACCTGGTGCTCTACCCCCATTTTACAGATCACATCGTACCCGGCTGGCTGGACAAGCCCATGCCCTGGCGCAGGGCTGGCACAGGTGTCAATAGTCAATGGCTGGATAATGTGATCATGGTGTCACCATCTCCTTCTTTCCTGAAGACGCTGACACGTGGCAAGCTGCCGGACAGAAAAGATTTTTTTTACTACGGACTGAATCACGATTTCCGCATTCAGAACTGGAAGCTGGCGATCAGCGAAAGCGGGCGCATGCGCGACGACTTTGCGGCATTTGTTGAGAAACCAAATCTTGATCTGGTGCAGGCTTTGAATTTTTAAGCTGGTAGAGATAATTTTTGTTCGCGCTGCTCAGCCACATATTGCACAAGTTCAGGAAAGAATTCCAGAAAGCCTTTGCTCAATGCATCGTAATTGCTGAGCAAATCACCCAGGCCCGCACGCAACAAATCACCATTCTTTGACAGCCTTTGCGAAGTGCGTTCAACGGCAATTCTGACGCCGTCAAATTCATGATAAGAGCCCAGCCAGTCCTGGTTAAGCATGCGCGGCAAGGCTGCCTGCAGGCTGTCAGGCAAGATTATCGTTGATTGTGCTTGCAGGGCACCATAAAACCGCTGTATCAATTCCTGGCGTGCAACAGGGCTGCCTTGTGGCCAATGCTGGCTCAACACATGGTCATAAAAGATATCCAGCAAGATGCCGGCATAGCGGCGGTGCTGGTCCTGGAATAAGGCTTTGGCTTGCAAGACGATGGGATGGCTGTCGGTATAACTATCGACTTGCCTGTGTATCTGAATATCAGCCTGGATTTCAGGATGATAGAGCGCAGTGTCCTTTAGTTTGACAAAGTCACCGAGCAAGGCTCCCAGCATGGCGCGATCGCTATGCTGAGCCAGGTAGATGTGGGCAAGGTAATTCATATTCGCTGCAAGTATAGCTGGCTTTGTATTTGCCTGCTTCTGCGTCCAGATTACCTTATCTTTATTCCTCTATTTGCTCGCCATCTTTTTCGGCACCGTCAGACGCTGTCTTGGCGGTGGGCACATGCCGCCCCTGCTGCTTCAGTGCCTGCCTGAGCAGATACTCAACCTGGGCATTGGCACTGCGCAGCTCTTGCGCCGCCATGCGTTCGATCTCGTTCCACAACAGGGGATCGATACGCAGGGGGAAGGATTTTTTTCCTGGGCTGGCCATTAGCTGGCATTCAAACGTGGAGTGATATAACTAAGCAGCCGCTGCGGGTCTTGCGTGCCCAGGCGCAGTGCCTTGCCATTGCGCAAAACCACCAGTATTGCGGTGTTGCCAGTGGCGTTATATAACATGCCCTTGCTTGTGAATCTGATGGCATAACCTTCCATCATGCTCGTCGTGGTGGCTTCTACATAAGCGATATCCGACAGGGCAATTTTCCAGGAAGGAAAACCAATCAGACCAAAATGCCAGCGCAGATAACTTGCATCAACACTTATGGTCAAGGCCCCAAGTAAAGCCAGCAACAGCAGGCTCACCAGCGGTAAAGCCAGTTTGATGCCGGGCATTCCAGGCCCCAGGTATATCATTTGCACCGCGAGCAAGAGCACAGTACTGACAGGCAGGATAATCCACAACAACTTCATCCACTGTTTTTCCACATAGACTGGATGTTCCATTTTCTTATCTCGCTACAAATTAATTGTATAAAGTGCCGGTATTAATGACGGGCTGGGTCTCTTTATCCGAGCACAGCACCACCAGCAAATTACTGACCATGGCCGCTTTTCTTTCATCATCGAGTTCGCATATCTTGCGTTCTGACAGACCTTGCAAAGCAGCCTCCACCATGCTGACCGCACCATGCACGATTTTTTTGCGGGCGCTGATGATGGCTTCTGCCTGCTGGCGGCGCAACATGACCTGGGCAATTTCTGCGGCATAGGCCAGGTGCGTGAGCTTGGCGTCTTCCACATCAATGCCGGCTGCGGTAAAGCGCTTGTGCAATTCGTCACGCATGGCACCGGCGACGACATCCATGCCTGCGCGCAATGTGGTCTCGCCTTCAGCCAGGTCTTCACCGTCATCATAGGCATACTGGGTTGCCAGATGACGTATCGCTGCTTCAGACTGGATATTCACAAACCGCTCAAAATCATCGACATTGTAAATCGCCAGTGCCGTGTCCTGCACGCGCCAGATGATGGCCGCACCTATTTCAACAGGATTGCCGCGCTTGTCATTCACCTTCAGCGGAGCAGTGTTCAATGTACGGGCACGCAGGCTGAGTTTGCGTTTGGAATAAAAAGGATTAACCCAGCGCAGGCCTTCGCTGCGGTCTGTGCCCTTGTATTGTCCAAACAGCGACAACAAAGCCGCTTCATTCGGTTGCAACATGTACAGGCCGGTGAGGATGAAAATACCCAGCACCACCGCAGCAAGCCGCATCAACACACCAGCCAGGCTGGGCTGCCCTGCACCGACCAGGTCAATAAAACTATAGGCACCGCCTGCGACAAACAGCAGGCCGACAATGATCATGAAATAACCGTCCAGCGACGTAAGTGAACGTTCTTGTATTAATTTTTTACCAGTCGCCGACACTGAGGTAGTACTCATACTTTCTCCTGATAGATGGCACTTTGAAATCAAAGTGATATCACTTTAGAGCGCAGACATGGAATTGTCAAGGACGTTGATAAAATGAATGAAGTTACAGTTCAGCAGGCGAAAAATAACAAAAAGGCTACTCTTTACGAATAGCCTTTCAGGTTGACGGACTTACGGTAAATATCTGCCGGTGTTCAGGATAGCGGGAACAAATTCTTCACGCGGTTACCGGCAAGTTGCTTGCTCGCCGCCAGCACTGACAGGCAAGTCCTGGGCTTGCAAGTGACTTTTGCAGGCGCTATTACAGGCTTTACAACCGCCTCACTCTCAGCGCGATGCTCTTCAACCGGCTTGCTGCGGGTACCGGCAAAATACATCAACACGCCCAGCATGGTCGCCGAGATCAATACCCAGAACATGACATCGCTATGAAAATGCGCCAGCAGGTAACCGCAAATCACAGGATTGAGTGCAGCGCCAAACATGGCCAGGCTCTGCGCCCCGTAATAACTGCCGCGCTTGTCGGCAGGGGCGATCATGTCGATGAACATATATTCACAGGGAATGACGATGACCTCACCCACCGTGAAGACCAGGGTTGCCAGCACCCAGCTCATGGCACTGCCAGCATGCATGAAGCCCAGCAAACCCATGGCATACAAAGTGGCACCCAGACTGACCCATCGGAACAGGTATTTTTGCTGCATCAGCTTACCTACCGGATATTGCAGAGCCACCACAGTCACCGCATTGGTGATGAGGATAAATGGCAGCAATTGCGCGGTCGCCTGCGTACCCTGGCTGACCATCAGGTATTGCGACAGATAACCCGAGACGAAACGGCCAAACACAAAGGACGTGAGCACGCTGCCCATGGAAAACAGGATGAGGCGGCGGTCACTTCTCAGCACGCGCATGGTCGCCCTGAAACCGGCGGGGCTGGATCTGCTTGCTTCTCCTGTCTTGAGTGCAGTGCCAGACTTGCCCAGCACCTGCGACGCCAGCAGCGAAAATGCAGCCGCCATCCACAAGGGTCCGGACACCTTGATGGCAAACAGCCATGCACCCAGCACCGGCCCCAGGGCAAATGCCACATTGATCAGGGTGTAGTTCAGAGAAAATGCCTTTGGTCTTTGATCGGGCGGCAACAGATCAGCCAGTGTGGCTTTCAGGGAAATACCACGCAAGGTCAGTGCCGACTCTATGCACATCAGGGCAAACAGCGCTGTCCATGCATTCGGCACTATCGTCAGCGTGGCCGTGCTGACAGCAACGACGATGCCTGTCAGTTTCATCAACAAATTCTTGCTGAGCCGGTCAGCCAGATAACCGGCATACAGGCTGAAGAGGGTAGAAGAAAAAATACTACCACCCAGGACCCAGCCTATGGTTTGCTGGTTAATACCGAGGTGTTCATAGAGGTACAACGCCATAAAAGGTAGGGCAACTGCACGCCCCATGACAAACACAAAAGAACTGAATAAAAGCCGTATCACGGCGGCGGGAAAGCGGGACATCATCTTCCTTTTCTGTACATTCAACAACAGATGGGTACTGATGTCAGACAGTATGGTAAAAAAAGCTGAAAGGAAAAATGGATATAATTTAAAAAAATTTTTCCCCTTTTATGGGCCAGGCCAGCGCTTACACTATCCCGCATGAAACTGCTCGATCATTACCGCAAGCTGCATGCTTTCCTGCAGCATCATGAACAACAACCTGGCCTGCCCGCTCTGGCACTGGCCATGCATTGCAGTGAGCGCAATATGCGCAACCTGCTGGCAAAAATGCAGCAACGCGGCTGGCTGGACTGGCAGGCTGGGAGTGGGCGTGGCAATCACTCGCAATTGCAGCTTTTGCAAACCCCGGATAACCTGGCGCTTGATCATCTGTCGCAATACCTGGCACGTGGTGATCTGGAGCAGGCTTTTGCCAGTCTCGACGATCACCAGCGCCAGCAACTTGCAAGCCGTCTGCCGGATTACCTGGGCATGCCAGACAGTGCCTGCCGCAGCTTGCGCATGCCCCTGTTCCGGAGCGTAGAAAGCCTGGACCCTTTAAAAGTCTATGGCCGTCTCGAAGCACATCTGGTACGGCAGATTTTTTCGCGGCTGACAACCTTTGATCATGAACAGAATGCCTTGCGCCCGGCAATTGCCCATCACTGGGAAAGCGAAAAAAATGGCAGCATCTGGCATTTCTGGTTGCGCTCCGGCCTAAGTTTTCATGACGGTACTGAACTGAGCACAGAAGATGTCAAGGCCAGCTTCTTGCGACTGCGTGATGAATCAGCGATTTACCAACGCTTATATCGTCACCTGCAATATGTGGAGACTGGCCCCAGCCAGCGCGTGAGTTTTTATCTCGATCACCCTGACCAGTTGTGGCCAAATTGTCTGGCCACTGCCAACTCCTCCATCGTGCCACGTCAACGTGCAGTTGACTTTGCACGCTTCCCGGTTGGCAGTGGTGCATTCCGCGTGATACGCAACAACACCTACCAACTGACCTTGCAGGCTTTCAAGGATTATTACCGCGAACGCCCTTTGCTTGATGAAATAGATTTGTGGATGCTGCCGCCGCCATCCGGCCCATCAGGCTTTGATTTGCAGTTTGGTTATGCGAACCAGGATTGTTCAAAAAAACAAACGATTGCCGGTGCAGAGTCCGGTTGCACTTACATCATCTGTAATTCTTCGCGCAGCTTTTTTAAAACTGCAGAGCAAAGGCTGGCACTGGCAGACTGGCTGGCACCCGAAACCTTATTTGATCCAGAAGAACGTAGCAGGAAACCGGCCTCAGGCTTGCTCGCCATCTGGAAGCACCGCGTCGCAAAAAAACCCAGATGCAGCAGCTTCAAGGCTGGCAGTAAATTACGCATGGTCAGCGGCCAGACGGCAGAAATGCTGAGCCTGGCGCAAGCAGTGAAACAAAGACTGGAAGCGGGTGGCATCACGGTTCATTGGACCAGCCTGCCCTATGACCAACTGCTGGCACGCGAATGGATGAAAGACGCTGATATCGTCGTGACCCGCGAAGTCATGCATGATGACCAGGATTTTGGTTGCTATGAATGGTTCCTGGCCGACAGTGTCTTCCGCCGCTGGATGCCCGCCAGCGCCCTGAAACCTCTGGATGCTGACCTGATGAAGGTCAGGGAACTGGCAGACAGCAAACGCCGCATGCTGGCCTATGCACGCATAGGAAGGCGGCTCGTCAAAGAAGGCTGGATGATCCCCATCTCGCATGAAAACCAGCAAGTCAGTATTGCCCCGCATGTGGCGGGCGTGAGGATGACGCCGTTTGGTTTTGTGTCTTTCAATGAACTGTGGTTGCGGCACTAAGCTGGCTTTTGAGAGTGCCTATCGTGCTTATAGTGCATATGAAAATCCGGCCATAGCGGGGTAATTGCTTTCTACGGTAAGATGCCGATCCAGCCATCCTTTGTTTGAACAGCATGAAAACCCGCATCCGCACTGAAGCCGCCGCCCTCTGGACCATTGCCTGGCCTGTCCTGATAGGACAACTGGCCACCGTAGGCATGAGTGTGGCTGACGTCGCCATGACCGGCCACCTCAGTGCGAACGACCTGGCTGCGGCGTCACTGGGCGCAAATGTCTGGGTGATTATCCTGGTCAGCGTGATGGGCATCATGATGGCGGTGAATACCGTCATCGCCCATGAAGTCGGCGCAGAAAATCATGAGCGTGTGCCACACATGGTGCGCCAGGCTTTGTGGCTGGGCCTGGGTGTAGGCCTGGTTGGTTGCGTGCTGTTGAATATCGCCACGCTGGTTTTCAATTACCTGCAACTGGATCCGGCCATCAATGCCAAGGCTTCAGAGTTTGTACATGTCATCAGCCTGGGCATGCCTGCCTTTGCCATGTATCGCGCCCTGTATGGTTACACCACCAGCCTGAACCAGACCAAGCCTGTGATGGTGATTGCACTCGGTGGTTTGGCTTTTAATATCATCATCAACTGGCTGTTTATTTACGGCCATTTGGGTTTCCCCAAGCTGGGTTCTACCGGCTGCGCCATGGCTACCGGTATGGGCCTGTGGCTGATGCTGGGTGCAATGCTATTCTGGATGCGTCGGGCCGAAGCCTACAAAGAGACTTTCCCTTTCAGCCATTATGAATCTCCAAACTGGGCAGAGATACGCTCTACCCTGCGCCTGGGCCTGCCTATAGGTGTTACCTATTTTGCTGAAGTGTCGGCGTTTGGCGCTGTCGGTTTGCTGATTGCCCGCTTTGGCGTGGTACCAGTTTCGGCCAACCAGATCGCTCTGAATTTTTCATCACTGGTGTTCATGGTGCCCCTGAGTCTTGGCATTGCTCTGACCACACGGGTCGGGCAAACCCTCGGGAAGGCGACCCGGAGCGGGCGCGCTTTATCTCCTGGACTGGCTATGCGCTATCGACCAGCTTTGCCGTCATATCGGCATTGGGCATCATGATCTTCCGCGATCTGGTGGCGGCAGCCTATACCTCTGACCCGGCGGTGCAGGCCATGGCATCCGAGTTGCTGCTGTATGCGGCGATCTTCCAGTTGTCTGATGCGGCACAAGTCACGGCATCCTGCGCCATACGCGGCTACAAAGTCACGCGCACGCCGATGCTGATACACCTGATGGCCTTTTATGGCTTTGCCCTGCCTATAGGCTGTGTGCTGGGGTTGGCACCGGCCTGGTTGCCATGGCATCCAGAAGAACCGATGGCGGCACGCGGTTTTTGGATAGGCTTGGTGCTCGGCCTGACGATCGCTGGCTTCATGCTGACTGGCTTGCTGCATAAACTTAGTGAACGCAGGATACGGCAGGCAGCTGGCTTGCCTGGCGCAGTTGCCTGACATCAGTTTTTTTGAAAAAGTTATAAAAGTCATAAAAACAAGGGCCAAGCTATCAATTTGACTACTAAAGACCCGCTATTAACCGGATAACTGCTGTATTTATCAGCAAGATTTCTGGCAATTCAGGCCAGAAACGGTCTGAGGGGCAGGCTTTCCGGTAAAATAGCGGGTTAATCAAATCCAACTGGCAAAACATCATGAGTCTCAAATGCGGCATCGTCGGCCTGCCTAACGTCGGCAAATCCACCCTGTTCAATGCACTGACCAAAGCAGGTATACCGGCAGAAAATTATCCTTTCTGTACTATCGAGCCTAACGTCGGTGTTGTTGAGGTACCTGATCCACGTCTGAAGCAATTGTCTGACATCGTCAAGCCTGAACGCATCCAGAACGCCATCGTTGAATTTGTCGATATTGCTGGCCTGGTGGCCGGTGCCTCCAAAGGTGAAGGTCTGGGCAACCAGTTCCTCGCGCACATCCGCGAAACTGACGCCATCGTCAACGTCGTGCGCTGCTTTGAAGATGACAACGTCATCCACGTTGCTGGCAAAGTCAGCCCGCTCGACGATATCGAGGTTATCCAGACTGAGCTGGCCCTGGCTGACATGGGTACGGTAGAAAAAGCCATCCACCGCGAAAACAAGAAAGCCCGCTCTGGCGATAAAGATGCTTTGAAACTGGTCACCGTGCTGGAACGCATCATGCCAGCACTGAACGATGCCAAACCAGTGCGCGCCCTGGGTCTGGATGCAGAAGAAATGCTGCTGATCAAGCCACTGTGCCTGATCACGGCCAAACCGGCGATGTATGTTGCCAACGTCTCTGACAGCGGCTTTACCAACAACCCATTGCTGGACCAGTTGACTGCCTACGCAGCATCCCAGAATGCCCCTATCGTCGCCATCTGCGCTTCGATAGAATCTGAAATCGCTGACCTCGACGATGCCGACAAGGCAGACTTCCTGGCCGACATGGGCATGGAAGAACCAGGCCTCGACCGCCTGATACGCGCTGCATTCAAACTGCTGGGCCTGCAAACCTATTTCACCGCTGGCGTCAAGGAAGTACGCGCCTGGACCATACACGTAGGTGACACCGCCCCGCAAGCAGCAGGCGTCATCCACACCGACTTCGAACGCGGTTTCATCC
This is a stretch of genomic DNA from Undibacterium sp. KW1. It encodes these proteins:
- the ychF gene encoding redox-regulated ATPase YchF, coding for MSLKCGIVGLPNVGKSTLFNALTKAGIPAENYPFCTIEPNVGVVEVPDPRLKQLSDIVKPERIQNAIVEFVDIAGLVAGASKGEGLGNQFLAHIRETDAIVNVVRCFEDDNVIHVAGKVSPLDDIEVIQTELALADMGTVEKAIHRENKKARSGDKDALKLVTVLERIMPALNDAKPVRALGLDAEEMLLIKPLCLITAKPAMYVANVSDSGFTNNPLLDQLTAYAASQNAPIVAICASIESEIADLDDADKADFLADMGMEEPGLDRLIRAAFKLLGLQTYFTAGVKEVRAWTIHVGDTAPQAAGVIHTDFERGFIRAQTIAFDDYITYKGETGAKEAGKMRAEGKEYVVKDGDVLNFLFNV